Proteins found in one Vallitalea guaymasensis genomic segment:
- a CDS encoding permease prefix domain 1-containing protein, whose protein sequence is MVNQYNETLEKYLDIVCKQIKSKCMHTKIRKELLDHLNDQIDAYIEKGITKEQASEMAIKEMGNPLEIGNQLNNTHKPLISHSTIIIILMFIAVGGWIQYLFSYSLYSIEIHLPTSMNFIKYSLAGILFFIATYYFDYTWLKKHPIICYMTFIILITIINVTTSESMGGKYLAIYPFLLFVPVYASVVYSLRNTKFIGVIVAIIAFIPAIIISKIISFDYPYIIVLFSCLALLTCAILKGYFNCNKIIKISTIIIISIIFLVVICNLFTKVITLTKEIEEIDGKGFETYVIKESIVNAKPFGETMINYDSSLQPIDSMVGNWSRYKTLIYINSKYGYVPALVITTLLLSLVYKLIRIHKKQQNHFGTLLSLGCVSVISLQIIISIFYNIGLNICRISPFPLISYGADNFIVNMMLLGLILSIYRRSNIIDDKLYNDSSYIYYKNGKLIFDLKYYKNL, encoded by the coding sequence ATGGTGAATCAGTATAATGAAACATTAGAAAAATATTTGGATATTGTTTGCAAACAAATCAAAAGTAAATGTATGCATACAAAAATAAGGAAAGAACTTCTTGATCATTTAAATGATCAAATTGACGCTTATATTGAAAAAGGTATCACCAAAGAGCAGGCTTCGGAAATGGCAATAAAAGAGATGGGTAATCCACTAGAAATCGGGAATCAACTGAATAATACACACAAACCTCTTATCAGTCACTCAACAATAATTATTATACTGATGTTTATCGCAGTAGGTGGCTGGATTCAGTATTTATTTTCATATTCATTATACTCAATAGAAATTCACTTACCTACCTCAATGAATTTCATTAAATATTCATTAGCAGGAATTTTATTTTTCATAGCTACTTATTACTTTGATTATACATGGTTAAAGAAACACCCAATTATATGTTATATGACTTTTATAATATTAATAACAATAATTAATGTAACAACTTCTGAATCAATGGGTGGTAAATATCTAGCAATCTATCCCTTTTTATTGTTTGTACCTGTTTATGCAAGTGTTGTATATAGCTTACGAAATACTAAATTTATAGGTGTTATTGTAGCCATTATAGCTTTTATTCCTGCAATTATTATATCTAAAATTATTAGCTTTGATTATCCGTACATAATTGTTCTATTCTCTTGTCTAGCATTATTAACATGCGCTATTTTAAAAGGGTATTTTAATTGCAATAAGATTATTAAAATAAGTACCATTATTATTATTTCTATTATATTCTTAGTGGTTATTTGTAATCTCTTTACAAAGGTAATCACATTGACTAAAGAAATTGAAGAAATAGATGGTAAAGGTTTTGAGACTTATGTCATAAAAGAATCTATAGTCAACGCTAAGCCTTTTGGTGAAACAATGATAAATTATGATTCTAGTCTTCAACCCATTGATTCTATGGTTGGTAATTGGAGCAGATATAAAACTCTTATATATATTAATTCTAAGTATGGTTATGTACCAGCACTAGTAATAACTACGTTATTATTAAGTTTAGTATACAAATTAATTAGAATACATAAAAAGCAACAGAATCACTTTGGGACTTTACTATCTCTAGGATGTGTATCAGTTATAAGTCTTCAGATTATTATATCTATATTTTATAATATTGGATTAAATATATGTCGAATTAGTCCTTTTCCATTAATATCTTATGGTGCAGATAATTTTATTGTCAATATGATGCTTCTTGGGCTGATTTTATCTATATATAGAAGAAGTAATATAATTGATGATAAACTCTATAATGATAGTTCATATATATATTATAAAAATGGTAAATTAATCTTTGATCTAAAATATTACAAGAATCTATAA
- a CDS encoding NADH-dependent [FeFe] hydrogenase, group A6, with protein MVRITINNKEFEVPEDITILEAAKMNGILIPNFCYLEDVHKNGSCRICSVEVEGAKTLQAACMTKVTDCMVIHTNTKKVRQARKIIYELMLSDHPKDCLSCDRNRNCEFQELGELLGITDNSYEGEMSRCYIDDNNPCIVRDLSKCVLCRRCVTICNEVQGVGILNNQNRGFSTFVGPTEGLNLDDINCSYCGQCTTVCPVDALSERDSIKDVWKMLNEEGKRVIVQTAPAVRAALGEEFGYEPGTLVTGKMASALRELGFDDIFDTNFAADLTIIEEGNELLQRLGKFVNSEEVALPMITSCSPGWIKYIENRFPEQLAHLSSCKSPHMMLGALAKSYYAEKINVDPEDIYVVSIMPCTAKKYEITRKEMEKDVDAVLTTRECAKMIKSAGIDFVNLPDGKFDNPFGISTGAADIFGTTGGVMEAAIRTVFEILTGNELPFDNLHVKDVMGLSSIKEGELFIEEATKEYKAFEGQTVKVAVASGLAAARTLLKQIEDGVSPYHFIEIMACPGGCLSGGGQPRLTTKDVREKRMEAIYREDEGKDLRKSHENPFIVKLYEDYLGEPLGHKSHELLHTHYVKRGLYNELVK; from the coding sequence ATGGTAAGAATAACAATAAATAATAAAGAATTTGAAGTACCTGAGGATATTACAATTTTAGAAGCTGCCAAGATGAATGGTATTCTAATTCCTAATTTTTGTTACCTTGAAGATGTTCACAAGAATGGTTCCTGTAGAATATGTTCCGTTGAAGTAGAAGGAGCAAAAACTCTTCAAGCGGCATGTATGACAAAAGTTACAGATTGTATGGTAATCCATACTAATACAAAGAAGGTTAGACAGGCAAGAAAAATAATATATGAATTAATGCTGTCAGACCATCCGAAAGACTGCCTAAGCTGTGATAGGAACAGAAATTGTGAATTCCAAGAGTTAGGTGAGTTATTAGGTATAACAGATAATAGTTATGAAGGCGAAATGTCAAGATGTTATATAGACGACAATAATCCTTGTATAGTAAGAGATTTATCAAAATGTGTTTTGTGTAGACGGTGTGTAACTATATGTAACGAAGTTCAAGGTGTAGGAATTCTCAATAACCAGAACAGAGGCTTTAGCACATTTGTTGGTCCTACTGAAGGATTGAATCTTGATGATATCAACTGTTCCTACTGTGGGCAGTGTACAACAGTCTGTCCAGTAGATGCTCTTAGTGAAAGAGATTCTATCAAAGATGTATGGAAAATGTTAAATGAAGAAGGTAAGAGAGTTATTGTTCAGACGGCACCTGCTGTTAGGGCAGCTCTTGGTGAAGAGTTCGGTTATGAACCTGGTACATTGGTAACTGGAAAAATGGCTTCTGCTCTTCGAGAACTAGGATTTGATGATATATTTGATACTAATTTTGCTGCTGACCTTACTATAATAGAAGAAGGTAATGAATTATTGCAAAGACTGGGCAAATTCGTTAACAGTGAGGAAGTAGCTCTTCCTATGATTACAAGCTGTAGTCCAGGTTGGATCAAATATATTGAAAACAGGTTCCCTGAACAATTAGCTCATCTATCATCTTGTAAATCACCTCATATGATGTTAGGAGCTCTAGCAAAGTCATATTATGCTGAAAAGATAAACGTTGATCCAGAGGATATCTATGTTGTATCAATAATGCCTTGCACAGCTAAGAAATATGAGATAACAAGAAAAGAGATGGAGAAGGATGTTGATGCTGTACTAACAACAAGGGAATGTGCAAAAATGATAAAAAGTGCAGGTATAGATTTTGTTAATCTTCCCGATGGAAAGTTTGATAATCCATTTGGTATTTCTACTGGTGCAGCTGATATATTTGGTACTACTGGTGGTGTTATGGAAGCTGCTATAAGAACAGTTTTTGAGATTCTAACAGGTAACGAATTACCATTTGACAATCTACATGTAAAAGATGTTATGGGTCTTTCATCTATAAAAGAAGGAGAATTATTTATTGAGGAAGCTACAAAAGAGTATAAAGCATTTGAAGGTCAGACAGTAAAAGTAGCTGTTGCAAGTGGATTAGCGGCTGCTAGAACTCTTCTTAAGCAGATTGAAGATGGAGTATCTCCTTACCATTTCATTGAGATCATGGCATGTCCTGGTGGATGCCTAAGTGGTGGAGGTCAGCCTAGACTAACAACTAAGGATGTTAGAGAAAAAAGGATGGAAGCAATCTATAGGGAAGATGAAGGAAAAGACCTTAGAAAGTCTCATGAGAATCCTTTCATTGTTAAGCTATATGAAGATTATCTTGGAGAACCACTTGGACATAAGTCCCATGAATTATTACATACACATTATGTTAAACGTGGTTTATATAATGAGTTAGTGAAATAA